GTGCTCCATCATGCTCTGGCCATCCTTGTACTCCAACTTTACCAACcgtcgaacaagaagagctttgtttcgaggtgttttcttttgaatcatggATTCAAGTTTTGTCCATAATTCAAAAGCATTTGTGTAGGTAGAAACATGTTCAAAGAGAGATCGGTCAATGTACTTACGGATTACAGCAACCGCCTTTCGGTTTAGTATTTCCCATGTTTTGTCATCCTTTCCTTCCTGCTTCTCCTTCATGATGATGGGTTCATGCAAATCCTTACAATAAAGGTGATCTTCCATCATCGGTTTCCAATAAGAGTAGTTGTCTGTCGTGAGTTTGAACATGTCACCTTCAACGGTAACGGTAGCCTCCATCTTGAGTCTCACGGGTCTTGATGTTATGTTTGAgcctagctctgataccacttgttgggAAAATTACCCAATATCGATGAGATGAAGATGGGATTAGACAACTAAAAGatttaagaagaagactctttataattttggaaagggtttacaaagattttgttttgagaactctctcttacaaatgttttctctctttgttttcttgatgtggGATGATTACAAATGGTGCTAAGCACCCCTATTTATACAAGTAGAGGAGCACACTCCAATAAGTTCTagatttctctaaattattatttatttcaaaatatctaacttcataactttctctctttttctacacaattcttcttctacacacttcttcatccttctccATTTTTCTTTACGTATCTCTTCTTCTTGGGCTCTTGGGTTATAACTTGATTAGTTATTATTCTTGGGCTAACGAGGGAAAACCCAACACTAAGGAATGAAATAAtacttgttttttgttttttttcatggtTAATATTAGAAGATATAATTTGCTTTGAAGTTAGATTACTTTTCTTTATGTCGACGAAGTGAAGAAATATTGTCTTGTTTATGGTTCCTTCTAGTCCCAACCTTTTTTCAAGAAGGTACAGTGTCAGGATTTATATGGATATACACATATCCTATTTACCACCCTTCTTTGTTCAATACTTTTTACAATGTTTTGGAAAGGACATGTTTCTTCTATCATCACTTATAATGGTTATATATGTATGAGAAGTTTGAAAGAGATTACActgttttggaatatttttaaaaaagatattaCAAGATctaattttgtttgtattttaaaattctaccaAATCTCCCCTCAAAATCTTGGTCAAAGTCCAAAATCCAAATATCTCAGCTAAATTCCACCAAATATGAAATCCTAAAACTTTTCCAAAATCTCCCCttagtgatttttttctttgtcgtGATAAAGCCTAAATTTCTAGGTTAAAGGTCGGCGACTTAAACTAGCTAGGGTTTGTACGGGTATATAAATAATTGTGCTGTCATTCTTTCAGCCTCTCTAAATCTAATCGTCAGCTGCTCTGATAAAGAATGGGGATCACGTCATCCACCGAGTCAAATTCTAGATACGACCTGTTCACGTTAGAGAAACTCCACGAACTGAAACTGAAAGAGGAGAAGAATCTGGACGACCATCCCGACAAAGAGAAAATACTAGAGATGGCCCAAGTTTCTCTAGAAGTATGGTGGAACGGGCTCCACGCCTTATTCCCCACCACCAAGGGAGAATTGTCAACAGATCAAACCAAGGAAGGAGTCACCGAGATGGACGACGACGACGACCAAGTATTTGAGAGGTTTTCCGATTTCATGAAGGATGGTGGTTGCAAAGATTCTTTTAAGTCTTTAGTAGACTGTCTTGAGTCTAATCCAAGAATGGCTAAGTGTAAGGAACACCTTCCCGTTCTGAAAAAGTGTATGGATGCTCGCATTAATTACTATGAGCCGATTCTCGCTCTTGCGAAAGCTACAGAGGAAAAGGCCTTTGCCTTCGCCAAAGAGGAAATACGAAAGATGGACCTGGCTGCCATGAACCGAGCTCAAGCTGGGGGTGACTGAAGTAAGAggttttatgttttcaatattGGTTTGTGGAAAATTTGTTGCCACTTTTGCTTTACTATGCAATGAAATATATACTTGTTTTTTCATGATTATTATTagagatataattttttcatgattattATTAGAGATATAATTGGCTCTGAAGTTCATTACTTTTCTTTACGTCAACGAAGTGAAGAAATATTGTCGTCCTTGTGTTTGCTTGACTTGAACGTGAATTGTCAGACCTCTGTTCCTTCTAGTCCcaaaacatttttcaataaTATATCAGGATTATACGGATATACATAGACATGTCAATTAGGGCCGAAGCCCGTAGCCCGAACCCGCCCAGCCCTAAAAATTACTGGGCTTGGGCTTAGCTTTATAAGCCCAAACAAAAATTGGGCCTTTCGGGCTAAGCCCATTTGGGCTTTGGGTATTTTGGGCTTAAGCCCGTTTTGGCTAGGGCcggcccgaaaacccgaaatttatattttatcgtaAATATTATCCTTCTTTCTTGTAATCGAAACTATtattaatattgatatattattttaatatttttattcaaactctaataaagcaaatataaaagttgttaatgcactttattgtttcatcattacaagtgttacattttaaattttacaaaagtaccttcttctttcatgtacaacatttttttattttaaaaatacaaagtatgaaacgtttgaccatgtttatcataaattttgttctcttatatttttttgttttaattgataattgattatttaaatcttattaaatttggtttgtgtataaaatgtttttaaagcatacaaaaaaattaaaaatttgtgatagagaagaaaattttaaactcactttatatattttttattttttttaaatgaaactcttttttttaatgaaaattcacatgtattaaaacgatggaagtgacaatgacaaattatttttcaaaaagccCACAAAAGCCCGAAAAGCCCTATAGCCCTATAAGGGCCGGGCCGGACTTTGAATTCTAGGcccaaattattttcatataatatagACACGAAGAAACAGAACCAGAAGATTACAAAAAGCTTAAGGAAGACCAAGGCTTTATGATCAGAAACATTACCAGCTTGTTCTGGGAGAGATCTCCAATTCTCATGACCATACTTGTTAATGAAAGAGATGAGTTTCAGGTCTTCGTCGTAGCTCCATTGTCCTCTCTTCACTTTGGTTTTGTCACAACATGGCGCTCTTCCTTTGCCCATTCTCTATACTATCTCACATACACACTTTTGATGATTCATTTACCagattcaaaaaatatttatctaatcATAAATTACAAACTATATAATCAATCACAATGTACTACTTTTCTTTCAGACACTTTATATGCAATCACAATGTAATTGAAATTTATAGGAAGTGTAAAATCAAAATTGGAAATATGAATGGATGTGTGATTGGagttacaattttgttttacaaaaacgTAGACAATGGAAATATGGTATATCCAACACAAAGACGAACCAATCCGTTGACACAAAGCGCATCCACACCTTTCTCTGTGGCTTCTCTAGTGATCTGAGAGAAACCATCTTGGTGGAAACAAGTTAATTCCGGGTTCCAATGGTCTAGAGCGAAAAACTTCCACTCAGTCTGGTAACGTTTATTCCACCTTTTTCAAACATTGCGATATCCAGATTCGCCGCTCTCAAGAGACAGACGGCTACCTTTGTTTCGTCGGCGGTTCCCAGAATGATTTgaagcaaaacaaaataaccGGAAAGTCGTACCAAAAATCGGAATTATATTGAACcggttttagttatttttttctttgtcgtGATAAGGCCTAAACAAAGGTCGGCGATTAAACTAGGTATGTACGGGTATATAAATCATTGTTCTGTCATTCTCTGAAAGAAGAAATATTATCACTGCATGTCACTTTCCTCGTCTTTATTTACATCCTAGGACACATTGTTATACAGACACACTTTCTTCAACTACTTCTTCGCCTTTCGTTAGATTCCAATTATAAAACAGCTAACTATTTTCTAACTAAATTCTCTTTTGGCCGGATTTATCTCCAACCATTGATCATTTTAAAGCTCCAAGGATTGAGATTTAATATGCCAGATCtagaaaagatatatttttgccATTTAATAACAACCATTCGATCAACATCTCTTCCTCTTATTTTCGACGACCCAGATTACTCTGCACATTTaaggttcttcttctcttccttacGCGTCtaacttttgttttgtgttcATCAGAGAAAAAGCTTGAAACTTTGATAATTAATCCCAGATTCTCAATCTTGATTATTGGATTCTAAGTTGTGGTTTGTGAGGTAACCTTATTTAACAATTTGTTTTACCGTAATCTCAACATCTCATCTCTCTATGATTAACAATTTTGATTCTTGTTGTAGGTATCTTCCATAAATCCACCGTCCATCGTAAAATTATGTCTTTCCGGTAATCTCTAACCCCGA
This region of Brassica napus cultivar Da-Ae chromosome C5, Da-Ae, whole genome shotgun sequence genomic DNA includes:
- the LOC106363302 gene encoding uncharacterized protein LOC106363302, which gives rise to MGITSSTESNSRYDLFTLEKLHELKLKEEKNLDDHPDKEKILEMAQVSLEVWWNGLHALFPTTKGELSTDQTKEGVTEMDDDDDQVFERFSDFMKDGGCKDSFKSLVDCLESNPRMAKCKEHLPVLKKCMDARINYYEPILALAKATEEKAFAFAKEEIRKMDLAAMNRAQAGGD